In Aureibaculum algae, the following are encoded in one genomic region:
- the ppk2 gene encoding polyphosphate kinase 2 codes for MDKNEIKLTKEDFERVSSNKELIALINSKGRNIDSILKRLKYEDELKKLQIELVKLQQWISTSKKRVVVIFEGRDAAGKGGNIRRFTEHLNPRSMNLVALTKPTEVERGQWYFRRYIKELSNPGEIVFFDRSWYNRAVVEPVMGFCTQEQYRKFMLQVPEFEHMLYEDGVKIIKFWFSISKEEQKARFDARLETPLKRWKFSPVDQKGQELWDTYTSYKEQMFSKTHTTYCPWIIVKANDKKTARLESMRYVLSQFEYPDKDKALTTLLPDPNIIMRYFRSAEQIDY; via the coding sequence ATGGATAAAAACGAAATAAAACTTACAAAAGAAGATTTTGAAAGAGTCTCTTCAAACAAAGAATTGATAGCTTTAATCAACAGTAAAGGTAGAAATATTGACTCTATTTTAAAGAGACTTAAATACGAAGATGAATTAAAAAAGCTTCAAATTGAATTGGTAAAATTACAACAGTGGATTTCTACAAGTAAGAAGCGTGTTGTAGTTATTTTTGAAGGAAGAGATGCCGCTGGTAAAGGTGGTAATATAAGACGTTTTACAGAGCATTTAAATCCACGTTCTATGAATTTGGTAGCATTGACTAAGCCAACAGAAGTAGAGCGAGGACAGTGGTACTTTAGACGCTACATAAAAGAATTATCAAATCCTGGTGAAATTGTATTTTTTGACAGAAGCTGGTATAATAGAGCAGTGGTAGAACCGGTAATGGGGTTTTGTACGCAAGAGCAATACCGCAAGTTTATGCTACAAGTACCTGAATTTGAGCATATGTTATATGAAGATGGCGTAAAGATCATTAAGTTTTGGTTTTCTATATCAAAGGAAGAGCAAAAAGCAAGATTTGATGCAAGATTAGAAACTCCATTAAAAAGGTGGAAATTTAGTCCTGTAGATCAAAAAGGACAAGAATTGTGGGATACGTATACTTCTTATAAAGAACAAATGTTTAGTAAAACACATACTACATATTGTCCATGGATTATTGTTAAAGCAAATGATAAAAAGACAGCCAGACTCGAAAGTATGAGGTATGTTTTATCACAGTTTGAATATCCAGATAAAGATAAGGCATTAACTACATTATTACCAG
- a CDS encoding nuclear transport factor 2 family protein gives MSQMTFAQSNDELEIKEVIDVFFEGLHAGDTLKIKETVGGKVIMQSVNNSGLKSVIFSDFLKNIASINPETTKIKEKIISLNIKSDGVMANAWAPYEFYINSEFSHCGINSFQLIKIEGNWKIIYIIDTRRKDNCN, from the coding sequence ATGTCTCAAATGACATTTGCTCAATCTAATGATGAACTTGAAATAAAAGAAGTGATCGATGTTTTTTTTGAGGGTTTACATGCTGGTGATACTTTAAAAATAAAAGAAACGGTAGGGGGTAAGGTTATTATGCAATCTGTGAATAATTCAGGGCTTAAGTCCGTAATTTTTAGTGATTTTTTAAAAAATATTGCTAGTATTAATCCTGAAACTACCAAAATTAAAGAAAAAATAATATCTTTAAATATAAAATCAGATGGAGTCATGGCAAATGCTTGGGCTCCTTATGAATTTTATATAAATTCTGAATTCAGTCATTGTGGTATAAATTCTTTTCAATTAATCAAAATTGAAGGAAACTGGAAAATTATTTATATCATTGATACTAGAAGAAAAGATAATTGTAATTAA
- the rocD gene encoding ornithine--oxo-acid transaminase, with product MVLEKQITSKQAIDLENKYGAHNYHPLPVVLNKGKGVFVWDLEGNKYYDFLSAYSAVNQGHCHPKIINALKEQADTLTLTSRAFYNDKLGQYEKYVTDYFGFEKVLPMNTGAEAVETAIKIARKWGYEKKGIPSNKAKIIVCENNFHGRTVTIISASNDPVATENFGPFTPGIVSIKYNNLDALKEALKDENVAAFLVEPIQGEAGVFVPDEDYIKNAYAICKEKNVLFIADEVQTGVARTGRLLASCGNCSCKDKNCSSTPDVKPDILILGKAISGGVFPVSAVLADNHIMEVIQPGNHGSTFGGNPLACVVAMAALDVVKEENLAENAFKLGVQFRKGMQDLINKSDLVKLVRGKGLLNAIVINDSEDSSTAWNICVALKEKGLLAKPTHGNIIRFAPPLVMTEVQLEDCISIISETIINFKK from the coding sequence ATGGTCTTAGAAAAGCAAATTACATCAAAACAAGCAATTGATTTAGAAAACAAATATGGTGCTCATAATTATCACCCGCTACCTGTAGTATTAAATAAAGGTAAAGGTGTTTTTGTTTGGGATTTGGAAGGGAATAAGTATTACGATTTTCTATCTGCGTATTCCGCGGTAAATCAAGGGCATTGTCATCCTAAAATAATAAATGCTTTAAAAGAACAAGCAGATACGTTAACGCTTACCTCAAGGGCCTTTTATAACGATAAATTAGGTCAATATGAAAAGTATGTAACTGATTATTTCGGTTTTGAAAAAGTTTTACCCATGAATACTGGAGCTGAAGCTGTAGAAACTGCAATAAAAATAGCAAGAAAATGGGGGTATGAAAAAAAAGGAATTCCTTCTAATAAAGCTAAAATTATAGTTTGTGAAAATAATTTTCATGGACGAACAGTAACAATCATTTCAGCATCGAATGACCCAGTGGCTACTGAAAATTTTGGACCTTTCACGCCTGGTATTGTTTCAATAAAATATAATAATCTTGATGCATTAAAGGAAGCTTTAAAAGATGAAAATGTTGCCGCATTTTTAGTGGAACCAATTCAGGGTGAAGCTGGAGTTTTTGTGCCTGATGAAGATTATATAAAAAATGCATATGCAATTTGTAAAGAGAAAAATGTACTTTTTATAGCAGATGAAGTGCAGACTGGGGTTGCGAGGACTGGTCGTTTGTTAGCATCTTGTGGCAACTGTTCATGTAAAGATAAAAATTGTTCTAGTACACCTGATGTAAAACCTGATATTTTAATTTTAGGTAAGGCTATTTCGGGTGGAGTATTTCCAGTTTCAGCTGTTTTAGCCGATAATCACATCATGGAAGTAATTCAACCAGGTAATCATGGCTCTACCTTTGGAGGAAATCCATTGGCTTGTGTGGTAGCAATGGCAGCTTTAGATGTTGTAAAAGAAGAAAATCTTGCTGAAAATGCTTTTAAATTAGGCGTACAATTTAGAAAAGGTATGCAAGATTTAATAAATAAGTCAGATTTAGTAAAATTAGTTAGAGGAAAAGGCTTGTTAAATGCTATTGTTATTAATGATAGTGAAGATAGTTCTACAGCTTGGAATATTTGTGTTGCATTAAAGGAAAAGGGACTCTTGGCAAAGCCAACTCATGGCAATATAATTAGGTTTGCTCCTCCATTGGTAATGACAGAGGTTCAGTTAGAAGATTGTATATCTATAATTAGTGAAACAATAATCAATTTTAAAAAATAA